GCCAAGCAGCTCTTTATCGAGTAAATGATATACCTCATGGTACTGTTGCCAGAAGATGGTATGATTCTCCAGGCTTGGACATGGACCGTAGAATTACGATCTACACTCCTCCAGGATATGAAAAATCAAATGAAAAATTCCCTGTTCTTTATTTATTACATGGTGCTGGAGGAGACGAAGAAGCTTGGATAGCTTTGGGAAGAACGGCTCAGATCATGGATAATATGATTGCACAAGGAAAAGTAAAACCAATGATTGTGGTCATGCCAAATGGCAATGTAATCCAAGACGCTGCTCCAGGTGAAGGAAATGATGGCATGTACAAACCTCAATTTATGGTTCCAAAGACGATGGATGGAACCTATGAAGCAAACTTTATGGATATCATAAAATTTGTAGAGAGCAACTATCAGGTGAAAGCAGATAAAGCTCACAGAGCGATCGCAGGATTATCAATGGGTGGATTTCATACGCTACATATTTCGAGATATTATCCTAATACTTTTGATTACATGGGTCTATTTTCAGCAGCGATTATGCCGAGAGAAGACGCAACAGGAAAAGTCTACTCCGATTTTGATGAAACCCTACAAAACCAAATGGACAACGGATACAAACTGTATTGGATTGCCATCGGTAAAACTGACTTTCTCTATGATGCTAACAAAGAGTTCAGAGCGAAACTTGATGGAATGGGTATGCCCTATGAATATGTCGAATCAGAAGGTGGACATATTTGGAGAAACTGGAGAGTCTATTTGACACAGTTTGCACCACTACTATTCAAATAATACAAATGGCCTATGGAACAATTATTCCATAGGCCATTTTTTTTAACCCCCTTTTTCCCAATTCATGAAAAAGTTAAGCGCAGTCTTTCTAGTAAGTATTTTAGCTTTTCAATTATATGCACAAGCTCAAAGC
Above is a window of Algoriphagus machipongonensis DNA encoding:
- a CDS encoding esterase — translated: MKLKLIPAMLILMLFGFHASAQEALFNAQQIISPEIHENSTVTFRMYAPNASSVEVTGDFLPTEKIETPMGEMDGPGKAKLSKDDKGIWSLTTESLSPELYSYSFIIDGLRATDPNNPFLIRDVASVTNVFLVGEGQAALYRVNDIPHGTVARRWYDSPGLDMDRRITIYTPPGYEKSNEKFPVLYLLHGAGGDEEAWIALGRTAQIMDNMIAQGKVKPMIVVMPNGNVIQDAAPGEGNDGMYKPQFMVPKTMDGTYEANFMDIIKFVESNYQVKADKAHRAIAGLSMGGFHTLHISRYYPNTFDYMGLFSAAIMPREDATGKVYSDFDETLQNQMDNGYKLYWIAIGKTDFLYDANKEFRAKLDGMGMPYEYVESEGGHIWRNWRVYLTQFAPLLFK